A region from the Kribbella shirazensis genome encodes:
- a CDS encoding glutamate-cysteine ligase family protein, translating into MDPRKLRPIVAGLFARGRRRTVRVAIEQEYVVSAADGGVVPIEEVRQAAAGSLAAPYLTFEPGGQVELSLPPSLEPLHDLRVLTADLRRRLSGITLQPIPVDPRKEVPLQLTSARYVAMQRHFDRIGPAGRRMMRRTASTQVCLDWWPGRAGLEQWRVLNLAGPFLAARFNRSDRLATWLAVDPARTAFDERLLRDDDPVASYTAFAAGATAFLDGPAGHVSTLFPPVRPRGTYLEVRFLDALQPEAAEQAVAVLRELMYDDVRRRKALRELPCTAGLWRAAADGVLEQEPAA; encoded by the coding sequence ATGGATCCCAGGAAACTTCGGCCGATCGTGGCCGGTCTGTTCGCGCGGGGGCGCCGGCGGACGGTCCGGGTCGCGATCGAGCAGGAGTACGTCGTCTCCGCGGCGGACGGCGGCGTCGTGCCGATCGAGGAGGTACGGCAAGCGGCCGCGGGATCGCTCGCGGCGCCGTACCTCACCTTCGAGCCGGGCGGCCAGGTCGAACTGAGCCTGCCGCCGTCCCTCGAGCCGCTGCACGACCTGCGCGTGCTGACCGCCGACCTCCGGCGCCGGCTCAGCGGGATCACACTGCAGCCGATCCCGGTCGACCCACGGAAGGAGGTGCCGTTGCAGTTGACGTCAGCGCGGTACGTCGCCATGCAGCGGCACTTCGACCGCATCGGTCCGGCCGGTCGGCGGATGATGCGGCGGACCGCGTCCACGCAGGTCTGCCTGGACTGGTGGCCGGGGCGAGCGGGTCTCGAGCAGTGGCGGGTGCTCAACCTGGCCGGACCGTTCCTCGCGGCGCGGTTCAACCGCAGCGACCGGCTCGCGACCTGGTTGGCGGTCGATCCGGCGCGTACGGCGTTCGACGAGCGCCTGCTGCGCGACGACGACCCGGTCGCGTCGTACACCGCCTTCGCCGCGGGTGCCACGGCCTTTCTCGACGGGCCGGCCGGACACGTGAGCACGTTGTTCCCACCGGTCCGGCCGCGCGGGACGTACCTCGAGGTGCGCTTCCTCGACGCGTTGCAGCCCGAAGCCGCCGAGCAGGCCGTCGCGGTGCTCAGGGAGCTCATGTACGACGACGTACGCCGACGTAAGGCACTGCGAGAACTGCCTTGTACAGCAGGGCTTTGGCGCGCGGCGGCCGACGGCGTGCTGGAACAGGAGCCGGCGGCATGA
- a CDS encoding glutathione synthase — protein MSGVLFVTDPLTGLQGDIDAGIGLMSATQDLGLDVWCCEPEELAVVDGQVRAHARRILLRPRATNGDHRWIVDPTWWDELGTAVVDVASFEVVHLRIDPPVDARYLHTTYLLDLVERAGTRVINRPEGIRAMHEKLVALQFPELCPATYVGADPLALRSFVSRVGTAVVKPVDGFAGIGVWLVHDDRSAVALLESATHGGRRHVIAQQYLPAVARGNKRLFLLDGEIVGAVLRRPAVDDFRIGPPVAPAEIDADDRAIVGALGPVLRAHGLVIAGLDVIDGRLIEVNVTCPGGMHKTDALLGTRLSHTIVSHLFEGAFV, from the coding sequence ATGAGCGGGGTGCTGTTCGTGACCGATCCGTTGACCGGGCTGCAGGGCGACATCGACGCCGGCATCGGGTTGATGAGCGCCACGCAGGACCTCGGCCTCGATGTCTGGTGCTGCGAACCGGAGGAGCTCGCGGTCGTCGACGGCCAGGTCCGCGCCCACGCGCGGCGGATCCTGCTGCGGCCGCGGGCGACCAACGGCGATCATCGGTGGATCGTCGACCCGACCTGGTGGGACGAGCTCGGGACCGCGGTGGTCGACGTCGCGTCGTTCGAGGTGGTCCACCTACGGATCGATCCGCCGGTCGACGCGCGGTACCTGCACACGACATACCTGCTCGATCTCGTCGAACGGGCCGGCACGCGGGTGATCAACCGCCCGGAGGGGATCCGGGCGATGCACGAGAAGCTGGTCGCGCTGCAGTTCCCGGAGCTGTGCCCGGCGACGTACGTCGGGGCGGATCCGCTCGCCCTGCGGTCCTTCGTGAGCCGTGTCGGTACGGCGGTCGTGAAACCTGTGGACGGGTTCGCGGGGATCGGCGTCTGGCTGGTGCACGACGACCGGTCCGCTGTCGCGCTGCTCGAGTCGGCGACACACGGCGGGCGGCGGCACGTGATCGCCCAGCAGTACCTGCCGGCGGTTGCGCGCGGCAACAAACGCCTGTTCCTGCTGGACGGTGAGATCGTCGGTGCGGTCCTGCGGCGGCCGGCCGTCGACGATTTCCGGATCGGGCCGCCGGTCGCGCCGGCCGAGATCGACGCCGACGACCGGGCGATCGTCGGCGCCCTCGGACCGGTGCTGCGCGCACACGGGCTGGTGATCGCCGGTCTCGACGTGATCGACGGCCGCCTGATCGAGGTCAACGTCACCTGTCCCGGCGGCATGCACAAGACGGACGCGCTGCTCGGGACCCGCCTCAGTCACACCATCGTGAGCCACCTGTTCGAAGGAGCATTCGTATGA